The genomic region ATATTTTGCGTCTTTTGGGTTTTTCGCAGGCTAAAAAAATCATACTTACCGGGTTGTTTTCAGGAGCTATTTTTATGGTTCTGGCGGACTTATTAAGCCGCACTATACTTCCTCAGGGAGAAGAACTGCCAGTTGGCATTTTAACTTCCAGCATCGGTGGTCTCTTCTTTCTTTATCTTTTGGTGAAAAGGCGGAAATCCCTTTATGAGTTTGATTAGCTTAAAAAAGTTCAGAGTAAAAAAGGGAAGCTTTTACTTAAAAATAGACGACCTTTACCTTTCTTCAGGTGAGTTAGTAGCTATATGTGGTCGCAACGGGAGCGGCAAAACTACTTTTATCAAAGCTTTAACGGGCCTTATTCCCTACAAGGGAAGTTATTTATTAAACAGCCAGGAGTTTAAAAAAATACCTGATAAAGAGAAATATCGTGTTATTTCCTATTTACCTCAGGAAGGGCGTTTAGGGCTCCCCTTTGATGTTTTCTACGTGGTATTGAGCGGGCGTTTCCCTATAACTGATGGGAAAAAATATAGACCAAAAGATTTCGTGGCCACGGAAAAAATCCTGGAAAAACTTGAGTTGACTTCCTTTAAAGCAAGAC from Thermodesulfatator indicus DSM 15286 harbors:
- a CDS encoding ABC transporter ATP-binding protein; this encodes MSLISLKKFRVKKGSFYLKIDDLYLSSGELVAICGRNGSGKTTFIKALTGLIPYKGSYLLNSQEFKKIPDKEKYRVISYLPQEGRLGLPFDVFYVVLSGRFPITDGKKYRPKDFVATEKILEKLELTSFKARPFQQLSGGEKRRVLLVRALNREAKLLFLDEPFSGVDLLHQQKILQFLRFYVQELNALVLVVVHELSLALRHFDRLLFLENGMLMGDLTPEEVTESFLSRLIGLPTKLLRPKDPNFDGIYLVGR